A genomic window from Vicinamibacterales bacterium includes:
- a CDS encoding phospholipid carrier-dependent glycosyltransferase codes for MPTDPRNTGAERASFGLVLALLAAGLLRFWALPHGVPFSVQVDEPEVMVRAVRMMKTGDLNPHFYDYPTLYMYMQAVVAAARFLAGAMRGEWASLAQAPHEAFYVWGRGLTAILGTATVWLLYRIGLRWGRETALLAAAMFAVMPLHVRESHFVLTDVPVAFFVTLAVLLSLRAHESATARWFALAGAAVGLAAATKYNGAVAIVVPLVCAALTPSARPSRTVAALAVLGGALGAFLLGAPYTFIELPQFLNQFARLSAEYRTIVPGSEAAWVTYLKHLRIGLGWAGSAVVIAGLGLGLIRVVTGPSRLKWLIAVLFPVVYFRFISNQNLVFARYLLPLLPLLALLGASAVVAVVRALRHTGLSRRGRVAAIVALTAFAVVPQAYTSIVFDANAARVWTTAQAYRWLIANVPKGARITIESRQILLPDAYRTSYLGQLRQRPFESFAADGVEYLVASSQCYGPYLNDAAGGPQAYPQEYADYMKIFSLTEELARFTPSADHPGPELRILRMPARASQR; via the coding sequence ATGCCGACAGATCCGCGGAACACCGGCGCGGAACGCGCGTCGTTCGGTCTCGTCCTCGCGCTGCTCGCCGCGGGACTCCTGCGGTTCTGGGCGCTGCCCCACGGCGTTCCGTTCAGCGTGCAGGTGGACGAACCGGAAGTCATGGTGCGCGCCGTGCGGATGATGAAGACGGGCGACCTGAATCCGCACTTCTACGACTATCCGACGCTCTACATGTACATGCAGGCGGTAGTGGCGGCGGCGCGGTTCCTCGCCGGCGCGATGCGCGGCGAATGGGCGTCGCTGGCGCAGGCGCCGCACGAAGCGTTCTACGTCTGGGGCCGCGGCCTCACGGCGATCCTCGGGACGGCGACGGTGTGGCTGCTGTACCGCATCGGCCTGCGCTGGGGGCGCGAGACGGCGCTGCTGGCCGCGGCGATGTTCGCGGTGATGCCGTTGCACGTCCGCGAATCCCACTTCGTGCTGACGGACGTGCCGGTCGCGTTCTTCGTCACGCTCGCGGTGCTGCTGTCGCTGCGCGCGCACGAGTCGGCCACGGCGCGCTGGTTCGCGCTCGCCGGCGCGGCGGTCGGGCTCGCGGCCGCCACCAAGTACAACGGCGCCGTCGCCATCGTCGTGCCGCTGGTGTGCGCGGCGCTCACGCCGTCCGCGCGGCCGTCGCGCACCGTGGCGGCGCTGGCGGTGCTGGGGGGGGCGCTCGGCGCGTTCCTGCTCGGCGCCCCCTACACGTTCATCGAGCTGCCGCAGTTCCTCAACCAGTTCGCCCGCCTGTCAGCGGAATACCGGACGATCGTGCCGGGGAGCGAGGCGGCGTGGGTGACGTATTTGAAGCACCTGCGGATCGGGCTCGGCTGGGCGGGCAGCGCGGTGGTGATCGCCGGCCTCGGCCTTGGCCTCATCCGCGTCGTCACAGGGCCGTCGCGGCTGAAATGGCTGATCGCCGTTCTCTTTCCCGTCGTCTATTTCCGATTCATTTCGAACCAGAACCTCGTGTTTGCCCGGTACCTGCTCCCGCTGCTGCCGCTGCTCGCGCTGCTGGGAGCTTCCGCCGTGGTGGCGGTCGTCCGGGCGCTGAGACACACCGGATTGTCGCGCCGCGGCCGCGTCGCCGCCATCGTCGCGCTCACCGCCTTCGCGGTCGTGCCGCAGGCCTACACGTCGATCGTCTTCGACGCGAACGCCGCCCGCGTGTGGACCACCGCGCAGGCCTACAGATGGTTGATCGCCAACGTGCCGAAGGGCGCCCGGATCACCATCGAGTCGCGGCAGATCCTGCTGCCTGACGCCTATCGGACGAGCTACCTCGGGCAGTTGCGTCAGCGGCCCTTCGAGAGCTTCGCCGCCGACGGTGTCGAATACCTCGTCGCCTCCTCGCAGTGCTACGGTCCTTACCTGAACGACGCCGCCGGCGGACCGCAGGCGTATCCGCAGGAGTACGCGGATTACATGAAGATCTTCAGCCTGACCGAAGAGCTCGCGCGCTTCACGCCGTCCGCCGATCATCCCGGTCCGGAGCTGCGAATCCTCCGGATGCCGGCGCGGGCATCGCAACGATGA
- a CDS encoding glycosyltransferase: MKILYAAIDQTVPGTKGGSVHVAAVAEGLAALGHDVAALVTPGSGAPRPSSVRWIAMPPPFGSTHLRLARSGRIAALARGIRPDAIIERYHNFGGEAIRLAPKLGSVGMLEVNAPVIDHPGSAKALLDRALIVQPMRRWRERLCRTADVIVTPDPSILPRGIPPERIRVLEWGADTDRFRPDAASGAPHVDLRASTVAVFSGAFRSWHGAINLVDAIKVLRARGQSAIGALFIGDGPELPRVKAAAAGIDGIAFAGAVPHDRMPAMLASAHIGVAPFDPAAHAPLSLGFYWSPLKIFEYMATGLPVVAPAVDRLPALVANGREGLLYEVPLESSAHDRRRRHAEALADALLKLSDPAVRAPLAAAARARAVRDYSWAAHCRALEAALLEARERRTRR, translated from the coding sequence GTGAAGATTCTCTACGCCGCCATCGACCAGACGGTCCCGGGCACGAAGGGAGGATCGGTGCACGTCGCCGCGGTCGCGGAAGGGCTGGCGGCGCTCGGCCACGACGTCGCGGCGCTGGTGACCCCCGGATCCGGTGCGCCGCGGCCGTCGAGCGTGCGCTGGATCGCCATGCCGCCGCCGTTCGGCTCGACGCACCTGCGCCTGGCCCGCAGCGGACGGATCGCGGCGCTGGCGCGCGGCATCCGGCCCGACGCCATCATCGAGCGCTACCATAACTTCGGCGGTGAAGCGATCCGCCTGGCGCCGAAGCTCGGATCCGTCGGGATGCTCGAAGTCAACGCTCCGGTGATCGATCACCCGGGCTCGGCCAAGGCGCTGCTGGACCGCGCGCTCATCGTGCAGCCGATGCGCCGCTGGCGCGAGCGGTTGTGCCGAACCGCCGACGTGATCGTCACGCCGGATCCCTCGATCCTGCCGCGCGGGATTCCGCCCGAGCGGATCCGCGTCCTGGAGTGGGGCGCGGACACGGACCGCTTCCGTCCGGATGCCGCCTCCGGGGCGCCGCACGTGGACCTTCGCGCGAGCACCGTCGCGGTGTTCTCGGGCGCGTTTCGATCCTGGCATGGCGCGATCAACCTGGTGGACGCGATCAAAGTGCTGAGAGCGCGGGGGCAATCCGCAATCGGCGCGCTGTTCATCGGCGACGGGCCGGAGCTGCCGCGAGTGAAGGCCGCCGCCGCGGGAATCGACGGCATCGCCTTCGCCGGCGCGGTTCCTCACGATCGCATGCCCGCGATGCTCGCGTCGGCGCACATCGGCGTCGCGCCGTTCGATCCTGCAGCCCACGCCCCGCTCTCGCTCGGGTTCTACTGGTCGCCGTTGAAGATCTTCGAATACATGGCCACGGGACTCCCGGTCGTCGCTCCGGCGGTGGATCGCCTTCCGGCGCTGGTCGCCAACGGACGCGAAGGGCTGCTGTATGAAGTTCCGCTCGAGAGCAGCGCGCACGATCGGCGCCGGCGCCACGCCGAGGCGCTGGCGGACGCCCTGCTGAAACTGAGCGATCCAGCCGTGCGTGCCCCGCTCGCCGCCGCCGCGCGGGCTCGCGCGGTGCGCGACTACAGCTGGGCCGCACACTGCCGCGCGCTCGAAGCCGCCCTGCTCGAAGCGCGAGAGCGCCGGACCCGCCGATGA
- a CDS encoding glycosyltransferase family 4 protein, translating into MRILIPTDAFPPICGGSGWSTYELARGLRARGHDVLIVQPRPGEPGGVRETRFDGLPVRHFGAPAPDFPYVRNYYKSEKLTRSLAAYLASVLASERFDVVHGQHVMTTVAAIDAARAAGLPAVATVRDYWPVCYWSDLLHTREGLELCPACTSANMRVCIQPRAGALWPAALPMIPYMRRNLAAKRSGLARASAVIAVSRRIAEDLRARAPELSATRIEVIPNPVNVTALQQTARVPPRDAHLVEQLYAIYVGKLAPNKGTGYLVEVVRDAGLDWPLIVVGDGPERAKVESAARASGRRIEFTGWLDKDEATRLLAGASLLIFPSRGPESLSRVLIEASALGVPIAAMETGGTRDIIEPGVTGLLSSSPQQLADDVRRLRHDAPLRRSLAEAARRKVAREFDAPVVVERIEALYRELSER; encoded by the coding sequence ATGAGGATCCTGATCCCCACCGATGCGTTTCCGCCGATCTGCGGCGGGAGCGGCTGGAGCACGTACGAGCTGGCGCGCGGCCTCCGCGCCCGAGGGCATGACGTCCTGATCGTGCAGCCGCGTCCCGGGGAGCCGGGCGGCGTTCGCGAAACCCGGTTCGACGGACTGCCGGTACGCCACTTCGGCGCGCCCGCCCCGGATTTTCCCTACGTCCGGAACTACTACAAGAGCGAGAAGCTCACACGCTCGCTGGCTGCGTATCTCGCGTCCGTCCTCGCCTCGGAACGCTTCGACGTCGTCCACGGGCAGCACGTGATGACGACCGTCGCCGCGATCGACGCGGCCAGGGCGGCGGGGCTGCCGGCGGTGGCCACCGTGCGCGATTACTGGCCGGTGTGTTACTGGTCCGATCTGCTGCACACACGCGAGGGGCTGGAGTTGTGCCCGGCGTGCACGTCCGCGAACATGCGCGTCTGCATTCAGCCGCGCGCGGGCGCGCTGTGGCCGGCGGCGCTGCCGATGATTCCTTACATGCGCCGGAACCTCGCCGCGAAGCGATCGGGGCTGGCGCGCGCCAGCGCCGTCATCGCGGTGAGCCGCCGGATCGCAGAAGATCTCCGCGCCCGGGCTCCCGAACTCTCGGCTACTCGCATCGAGGTGATTCCAAACCCGGTGAACGTGACGGCGCTGCAGCAGACGGCGCGGGTGCCGCCGCGCGACGCGCACCTGGTGGAGCAGTTGTACGCCATCTATGTGGGAAAGCTCGCCCCGAACAAGGGTACGGGATATCTCGTCGAGGTCGTCCGTGACGCCGGCCTCGACTGGCCGCTGATCGTGGTGGGCGATGGCCCCGAACGCGCGAAGGTGGAGTCCGCCGCCAGGGCGTCCGGCCGGCGGATCGAATTCACCGGCTGGCTGGACAAGGATGAAGCCACGCGTCTGCTCGCCGGCGCGAGCCTGCTGATCTTCCCCTCGCGAGGCCCGGAATCCCTCAGCCGCGTGCTGATCGAAGCCAGCGCCCTGGGCGTCCCGATCGCCGCGATGGAAACCGGCGGCACACGAGACATCATCGAACCCGGCGTCACCGGCCTGCTGTCGTCATCGCCGCAGCAACTCGCGGACGACGTCCGGCGTCTGCGCCATGACGCGCCGCTGCGGAGGAGTCTCGCCGAGGCGGCGCGCCGCAAGGTCGCGCGCGAGTTCGACGCTCCCGTCGTCGTCGAACGGATCGAAGCGCTCTACCGCGAGCTTTCCGAACGATGA
- a CDS encoding glycosyltransferase family 4 protein: protein MTLRILYLADIRFPLERANGIQSIATCHALAARGHHVTLIVRPDTHVPPRDPYAFYGLGRLPTLGVEVAPLTGPPAARRAGYLTFALGRALGRARQDLIFTRDLALASLLLRVPAAMRAPVVYEAHTLAADAAAARPELLSGAPPASAAKLRRLAARDARVWREAEGYVTITGGLARALERRFGGRPQVAVVPDGTWTAPLDPPASGAGVRAPGAERPFTIGYAGHLYPWKGVDLIVEAVTALQDTRGLIVGGHEQEPDLARLRQLALDLDCASRVTFTGPVPPPEVALRLRDADVLILPNRASAISSEFTSPLKLFEYMAAGRPIVASDLPAFREILRDGENALLVEAGNPQALVAGITRIKNDPGLGARLARQAAADVRDYTWARRAERLESFFRGVAGAGS from the coding sequence GTGACGCTGCGCATCCTGTATCTCGCCGACATCCGCTTTCCGCTGGAGCGCGCCAACGGCATCCAGTCGATCGCCACCTGTCATGCGCTGGCGGCGCGCGGCCATCACGTCACGCTGATCGTGCGTCCCGACACGCACGTGCCGCCGCGCGATCCATACGCGTTCTACGGTCTGGGCCGGCTGCCGACGCTCGGCGTCGAGGTGGCGCCGCTGACCGGTCCCCCGGCGGCACGCCGCGCGGGCTACCTGACGTTCGCGCTCGGGCGGGCGCTCGGCCGGGCGCGGCAGGATCTGATCTTCACGCGGGATCTCGCGCTCGCGTCGCTGCTCCTGCGCGTCCCTGCCGCCATGCGCGCGCCGGTGGTGTACGAGGCGCACACGCTCGCCGCCGACGCGGCCGCCGCCAGGCCCGAGCTGCTCAGCGGCGCGCCGCCCGCATCGGCCGCGAAGCTGCGGCGGCTCGCCGCCCGCGATGCCCGGGTGTGGCGCGAGGCCGAGGGCTACGTCACGATCACCGGCGGCCTGGCGCGAGCGCTCGAACGGCGATTCGGCGGACGGCCGCAGGTTGCGGTCGTGCCCGATGGAACGTGGACCGCTCCGCTCGATCCGCCGGCGTCCGGCGCCGGCGTCCGCGCCCCGGGCGCCGAACGGCCTTTCACCATCGGCTACGCCGGGCACCTCTATCCCTGGAAGGGGGTCGACCTGATCGTGGAGGCCGTCACCGCGCTGCAGGACACGCGGGGGCTGATCGTCGGCGGTCATGAGCAGGAACCGGACCTCGCCAGGCTGCGGCAGCTCGCGCTCGATCTCGACTGCGCCTCGCGTGTGACGTTCACCGGACCTGTGCCGCCGCCCGAGGTGGCGCTGCGGCTGCGCGACGCCGACGTGCTGATCCTGCCGAACCGCGCGTCGGCGATCTCGTCGGAGTTCACGTCGCCGCTCAAGCTGTTCGAGTACATGGCGGCGGGGCGTCCGATCGTCGCCAGCGATCTGCCGGCGTTCCGTGAGATCCTGCGGGACGGAGAGAACGCGCTGCTCGTCGAGGCGGGAAACCCGCAGGCGCTGGTCGCCGGCATCACACGCATCAAGAACGATCCCGGGCTGGGCGCGCGGCTGGCGCGGCAGGCGGCGGCCGACGTGCGCGACTACACATGGGCGCGGCGCGCGGAACGGCTCGAGTCCTTCTTCCGCGGCGTCGCCGGGGCGGGCTCGTGA
- a CDS encoding CPBP family intramembrane glutamic endopeptidase produces the protein MLDPAPEMMEPPAVQPPVVLPVERAAAALEVLLCSGFPTQIVIVTVLATFGMQPRLADGRFNAPFVFALTLLDTLLLVGLVCFFFRAHRESIREQLFGARRIGRELLVGLALVPASFGVVVLVLLAVQLVAPSLRNVPQNPLAELARTRIDALVFAFVAMIAGGVREEVQRGFILRRFERFLGGGMAGLVIFSCLFGLGHLEQGRDVAIATAVLGAFWGLIFLRRRSIAAPMVGHAGFNLLQVAKFLVWGA, from the coding sequence GTGCTGGATCCAGCGCCCGAGATGATGGAACCACCGGCGGTACAGCCGCCGGTGGTCCTGCCGGTCGAGCGCGCCGCCGCAGCGCTCGAAGTCCTTCTCTGTTCCGGCTTCCCCACCCAGATCGTCATCGTCACCGTGCTGGCCACGTTCGGCATGCAGCCGCGCCTCGCCGACGGACGCTTCAACGCGCCATTCGTGTTCGCGCTGACGCTCCTCGACACGCTGCTGCTGGTCGGGCTGGTGTGCTTCTTCTTCCGGGCGCACCGCGAGTCGATCCGCGAGCAGCTGTTCGGCGCCCGCCGGATCGGACGCGAGCTGCTCGTCGGCCTGGCGCTCGTCCCGGCGTCGTTCGGCGTCGTGGTGCTGGTGCTGCTCGCCGTGCAGCTGGTCGCGCCCTCGCTGCGCAACGTGCCGCAGAATCCGCTGGCGGAGCTGGCGCGCACCCGGATCGACGCGCTGGTCTTCGCGTTCGTGGCGATGATCGCCGGCGGCGTGCGGGAAGAGGTCCAGCGCGGCTTCATCCTGCGCCGGTTCGAACGGTTCCTCGGCGGCGGCATGGCGGGACTGGTGATCTTCAGCTGCCTGTTCGGGCTGGGGCACCTGGAGCAGGGCCGGGACGTCGCGATCGCGACCGCGGTGCTCGGCGCCTTCTGGGGTCTGATCTTCCTGCGCCGCCGCTCGATCGCCGCGCCGATGGTGGGGCACGCCGGATTCAACCTGCTGCAGGTGGCGAAATTCCTGGTGTGGGGTGCTTAG
- a CDS encoding glycosyltransferase family 4 protein translates to MRAVILARAVFPLHGYGGLERHVFDLIRALIERGVGVTLISPPPRDAGLTAAAVHPDLNADFVPYRTFPLAGRRGTTVIDRSTAYPVWGLRAGRRALELVRGGAADIVHGFGASVLGYARARKNGQGRAPLVMNPQGLEEFGATDPSRARLKRAAYLPLRRAVIASAAAADAVIATDRSLEPVVLKHLGIPRERMTTIPNALDLRTIDAAADATAIARLRADHGVRPEERVLLSVGRLEASKGFHVLLRALAAARDHGGLEGLAWRWVALGDGPHRAALERLAAELGVQRQVRFLGRVSDTDMHAWHEVSTLFVHPTLYEGSSLVTLEAMAHRRAVVASAAGGIPDKVRPGGNGWLVPPGDPSALAAAISGAIADPARLARYGAAGRMIVEREFSWTAAGDATVALYRRLLG, encoded by the coding sequence ATGAGAGCCGTGATCCTCGCGCGGGCGGTGTTTCCGCTGCACGGATACGGCGGGCTCGAGCGGCACGTCTTCGACCTGATCCGCGCGCTGATCGAGCGAGGCGTGGGAGTCACCTTGATCTCACCGCCTCCGCGCGATGCCGGGTTGACAGCCGCCGCAGTGCACCCCGACCTGAACGCCGACTTCGTCCCGTACCGCACCTTTCCCCTCGCGGGCCGGAGAGGGACGACGGTGATCGATCGGAGTACGGCGTATCCGGTGTGGGGGCTGCGCGCCGGGCGCCGGGCGCTGGAGCTGGTCCGCGGCGGAGCGGCGGATATCGTCCACGGGTTCGGCGCGAGCGTGCTCGGCTACGCGCGCGCGCGGAAGAACGGTCAAGGACGGGCCCCGCTGGTGATGAACCCGCAAGGCCTCGAGGAATTCGGCGCCACCGATCCGTCGCGGGCGAGGTTGAAGCGGGCCGCATATCTGCCGCTGCGGAGAGCGGTCATCGCCAGCGCCGCCGCGGCCGACGCCGTGATCGCGACCGATCGGTCGCTCGAGCCGGTGGTGCTGAAGCATCTCGGCATCCCGCGCGAGCGGATGACGACGATTCCCAACGCGCTGGATCTGCGAACGATCGACGCCGCCGCGGATGCGACGGCGATCGCCCGGTTGCGCGCGGATCATGGTGTTCGCCCGGAGGAACGCGTGCTGCTGTCGGTGGGACGGCTGGAGGCGAGCAAAGGATTTCACGTGCTGCTGCGGGCGCTCGCCGCGGCGCGCGATCACGGCGGCCTCGAAGGGCTGGCGTGGCGATGGGTCGCGCTCGGGGACGGCCCGCATCGCGCCGCGCTCGAGAGGCTGGCGGCGGAGCTCGGCGTCCAGCGGCAGGTGCGGTTTCTGGGCCGCGTTTCCGATACCGACATGCATGCCTGGCACGAAGTGTCCACGCTGTTCGTGCACCCCACGCTCTACGAAGGCAGCTCGCTGGTGACGCTCGAAGCGATGGCGCACCGCCGCGCCGTGGTCGCCTCCGCGGCCGGCGGCATCCCCGACAAGGTGCGGCCGGGCGGGAACGGCTGGCTCGTGCCGCCCGGAGATCCGTCGGCGCTGGCGGCCGCGATCAGCGGCGCGATCGCCGATCCGGCGAGACTCGCCCGGTACGGCGCGGCCGGCCGCATGATTGTCGAGCGTGAGTTCTCCTGGACGGCTGCCGGGGACGCGACCGTGGCGCTCTACCGGCGCCTGCTCGGGTAA
- a CDS encoding methyltransferase domain-containing protein has protein sequence MISPRLLALVRCPACRGALRGEPPALACASCGRRYHGGSADFLDLRPQEDFQEQTKYLDEALHADARYDRVSPPLLGSRIRNDMLRAFLAPGAGDLVVDLGCGSGRALVWNRDWRAHTVGVDIAPFFAQEARRGADLLLGDLRRLPFADGTFTKAYSLDVLEHLSPDALRGMLREAARVLAPGGELFVYTHVRKNARIAVGLRWINALAGRLDRAGVIDLRQEHLRKSDHLNPIADIPELRRVAAETGFRIKRIRYYTPIVGGFVENILMRMAEHRLAVRARRASAGLSREDALKAARTAGKQRVASSGATRAALGALTAAMKLDLLLFGRIESGPFFALLERLPSAEAAAGQ, from the coding sequence GTGATCTCGCCGCGGCTCCTCGCGCTGGTGCGGTGCCCCGCCTGCCGCGGCGCGCTCCGCGGCGAACCGCCGGCGCTGGCCTGCGCCTCCTGCGGCCGCCGCTACCACGGCGGCTCGGCGGACTTCCTCGATCTGCGTCCGCAGGAAGACTTCCAGGAGCAGACGAAATACCTCGACGAGGCGCTCCATGCCGACGCGCGCTACGATCGCGTGTCCCCGCCGCTGCTCGGATCCAGGATCCGCAACGACATGCTGCGCGCGTTTCTCGCCCCCGGTGCCGGCGATCTCGTCGTCGATCTCGGCTGCGGCAGCGGCCGCGCCCTGGTGTGGAACCGCGACTGGCGCGCTCACACGGTCGGCGTCGACATCGCCCCCTTCTTCGCGCAGGAAGCGCGGCGCGGCGCGGACCTGCTGCTCGGCGATCTGCGGCGGCTGCCGTTCGCGGACGGCACCTTCACCAAGGCGTATTCGCTCGACGTGCTCGAGCACCTCTCGCCGGATGCGCTGCGCGGCATGCTGCGGGAAGCGGCGCGGGTGCTCGCCCCCGGCGGCGAGCTGTTCGTCTACACGCACGTCCGCAAGAATGCGCGCATCGCCGTCGGCCTGCGATGGATCAACGCGCTCGCCGGACGGCTCGATCGCGCCGGCGTGATCGACCTGCGCCAGGAGCACCTGCGCAAGTCCGATCACCTGAACCCGATCGCCGACATTCCCGAGCTGCGCCGCGTCGCCGCCGAGACCGGCTTCCGCATCAAGCGGATCCGCTACTACACGCCCATCGTCGGCGGATTCGTCGAGAATATTCTGATGCGGATGGCCGAGCATCGCCTGGCGGTCCGCGCCAGGCGCGCGTCCGCGGGCCTGAGCCGGGAAGACGCGTTGAAGGCGGCGCGCACCGCCGGCAAGCAGCGGGTGGCGTCGAGCGGCGCGACGCGCGCGGCGCTCGGCGCGCTCACCGCGGCGATGAAGCTGGATCTGCTCCTGTTCGGGCGAATCGAGTCCGGCCCGTTCTTCGCGCTGCTCGAACGCCTGCCGTCCGCCGAGGCGGCCGCGGGCCAGTGA